The proteins below are encoded in one region of candidate division KSB1 bacterium:
- a CDS encoding polysaccharide deacetylase family protein, with translation MIEKLRKNRHEISLELRSFRNDGYPDFVTSSSPTTLKNHIPVFMFHSINPKIFKEQLRFLSENGYRTITCDEFYEIIIQQIAVSEKTVLLTIDDGKSSVWVYAYPLLKKYGFKATVFLIPGYMKESDKYLLNLEDFWQGRCRLEDLKDRDADFFPLLTWEETTKLHESRVLDFQCHTLYHHKIYTDEKIVDFVNPIQPKNNFNLILPKDYENQIQDNDIQEFYGMPIYENDSLMAAKPRLLHNVRLTELCIDHVSEHGGEKFFERTSWRQELGDLGENFRKNSSDNLNSFQSPEEQNSICLRICARQKT, from the coding sequence ATGATCGAAAAACTTCGGAAAAACCGCCATGAAATAAGTCTTGAGTTACGTTCTTTTCGAAATGACGGCTATCCTGATTTCGTAACATCCTCGTCTCCTACCACATTAAAAAATCACATACCCGTCTTCATGTTTCATTCAATTAACCCCAAAATTTTTAAGGAACAATTGAGGTTTTTGTCGGAAAATGGCTATCGAACAATTACCTGTGATGAATTCTATGAAATAATTATACAACAAATTGCGGTTTCGGAAAAAACAGTTCTGTTAACCATTGACGACGGCAAGAGCAGCGTTTGGGTTTATGCTTATCCCTTGCTTAAGAAGTACGGTTTTAAAGCAACGGTTTTTCTCATTCCGGGTTATATGAAAGAATCTGACAAATATTTATTGAATTTGGAGGACTTCTGGCAGGGTAGATGCCGGCTGGAGGATCTTAAGGACCGGGATGCGGACTTCTTTCCCTTACTGACCTGGGAAGAAACGACAAAACTGCATGAAAGCAGGGTCCTCGATTTTCAATGTCATACACTTTATCATCACAAAATTTACACAGATGAGAAGATTGTCGATTTTGTTAACCCCATCCAGCCAAAAAATAATTTTAATCTGATACTTCCGAAAGATTATGAAAACCAAATTCAAGATAATGATATTCAAGAATTTTATGGGATGCCCATTTATGAAAATGACTCATTAATGGCGGCAAAACCACGGCTTTTGCATAATGTCAGGTTAACTGAACTTTGCATTGACCACGTCTCTGAGCATGGCGGGGAAAAGTTTTTCGAAAGGACATCTTGGCGGCAAGAGCTAGGCGATTTGGGTGAAAATTTTCGAAAAAACTCAAGTGATAATTTGAATAGTTTTCAATCTCCTGAGGAACAAAACTCGATATGTTTGAGAATTTGCGCAAGGCAAAAGACTTAA
- a CDS encoding flippase-like domain-containing protein, with amino-acid sequence MNTTRILQQLESKIKKYKILQKLGELRESINEYKLHKSKLVKVFLLSVAMQTLRIVVYYLASLAVNANIPFQYFMIFTPIVMFFVMLPISLAGIGLRESSFVYFFTKVGVLGTIAFAIPALVSLMVVISVLPGGVIVALKGLALKKQPVTVEESSVIT; translated from the coding sequence ATGAATACAACAAGAATATTGCAGCAATTGGAGAGCAAGATAAAGAAATACAAAATTCTACAAAAATTAGGAGAATTGCGCGAGTCGATTAATGAATACAAACTTCATAAATCTAAATTGGTCAAAGTTTTTTTGCTGTCGGTTGCGATGCAGACCTTGAGAATTGTAGTTTATTATTTAGCATCGCTGGCGGTAAACGCGAATATTCCGTTTCAATATTTTATGATTTTTACACCCATCGTTATGTTTTTTGTCATGCTGCCAATCTCACTTGCGGGAATTGGCCTGCGCGAAAGCAGCTTTGTTTATTTCTTCACCAAAGTAGGTGTTCTGGGAACGATCGCTTTTGCTATTCCTGCTTTGGTTTCATTAATGGTTGTCATTTCTGTTTTACCAGGAGGTGTGATAGTAGCTTTAAAAGGTCTTGCGCTTAAAAAGCAACCGGTGACTGTCGAAGAATCCTCGGTTATAACATGA